GGCATTCTCAAATCTAAAATACTCACAACAAGAGGCCTGAAACATTGCAGGGTCACTTGCCAAACTAGGAATTAAATGCTATGTACCTTTGGGAACTACAAGATATGTTGCTACTGCTTGGAAGCCGTCTTCTGAACCTATATCAGTCATTTCCTGAATCACAATGCCTAGCTACCCATCTTCGACTAAGATATGCTGCATTTAGGACATCATGTCCTAAAGGAGGGTTATCGTAGTATTCAGTCCCACATTTATTGAAAATGGGAAGAATGccaaactaataaatatagacCAAGCAGAAGTGGCAATCATAAATCacaatgtattttaaatagattatttatattacttattaataGATTATTTATATCACTTAGTAAtacaaacaacaataaaatgaCAATCACAGTTATAAGTAGCGGAATAgtatatttaaaatgtaattatgtacTGAGAACTCAATGTAAATGCATGTGCCTCAAAGAAGAGATCACCACAGACCATCAAAGCTTCTGCTAGCCCCTCAGCAATTGCAGCATCATTGAAACCACCACCTGCAAAGGGTATAGCTTGAAGCCACTGAAAGAATATGTCCATGTCTCTAGTCCAACCACTTCGTTGCACCAGGCAAGCTGAATCATAAATAAGGCAATAAGAGACGACATGGATGCAAGCAACACAGTACAAGAAATTATTAAGCGAAATAAGAATCTTGCTTAAAGTAGAACTTGAGATAAATAAGTCAATGAAAAAGAGAGAACCTTCATATACAGGGTCTTTGAGCAACTTAGAAAGAATTCATTGCTTCGTGAGATATCAAACCACAGGTGTATTTCCAGCAAACATAGATGACTGACTCTCGACAATTATGTCAATTTCAAATAGAAGAAGATTTCAGAGTAGACTATCTAGATAACCAAAAACTTTCTGAGAATATATAGCCCCAAAATCTGCACTGCAACGCACAATAAATCTTCCCCATTTTTATCTTCCTTTAAAACAGAATGGAGGGAGGAGTGCATATGTCTAAGGTACTCAGTTAAGGATTGGTAGAGCAAAACAAAGACTTTCTGATGCTGAGGAACTGTCAATCAAGAATGTAAGGCCTGAAGTTCTAAGAATTGGTTGACTAGGAAGAATTCTGAGTTGGGAACTGTGTAGACCAGAGTAttcaaaaaaacaagaaatgctCAAAGGAAGAAATAAGCTTGAAACATCGAAAAGGCATAAAAGACCAGGCAATCACACCTAAAAGACGAATCATTATTCCGAGAAGACCTGTAATAGTAGTTCAGAAGAGTGCCCTTAAACAGGATCTTGGCAACAAGTAAACTAGGTTAAGAGTTTGGGCTCTTACACTTGTCTCGGCCTAAAAGGCTGCCCCAAATGACAGAAACTATTTCACAATTAATTATCGCACCGAAAGCATATAGCATCCAAGAAAGGCAGATTTACAAAACACCCTGTATAACAACACCTAAGAAAATGAATAGACTTGATAGGTATTCACCTTCATGCTAAGAGCCAAActtgaaatacataaagaaCTTGAAGTGATTCAGCAAAGACCAAAATAGTACATTAAATTTCTTGGACCACATAGAATTTCtttccaatttatttaaaaagtaagatGACAGTACTATAAAGGCCCTGAATttgtaaaagaattaaagaagaaaagtaTACGCACCACTGTAAGAACCATGAGCATTGAACATTACTAGTGAGAGCTCAACAGGTGTCATAGAGGACTTCTGAAGAAAACAGGAAACGGTTGAAAGGTGAACTTCGGAGTAGTATTGATGAAACATTGAATTACTGTAGTTGaactaaaatagcaaaattatgACCTATGCCCAATGGTGCTTATGTTTACCTGACCCGTTGGCTCATTTCCGAAAAAACATCTGTAGAGATAAAACAAAGAAGCAAAAAAGTTATAAGAGTTTAATATATAATCCACATGCCAAGTTTCAATGGAAGATTCTGTTTCACAAGCTGAACTCCTTTTAAATTGGTTGGACTTGATCACTATTAAGCAAAGTTTAGGGGACAGAGTTCAGAACACCGGATGAACAACAATTTTACGACGAAGATGATTGACATGCTAAATCAACATCCACTTCCACCAAAACACAAGGAAATCAAATGGCACTTTTACTCCTCCTCTGCTAACAACACAATAATATGCAAACTCAATCACTGATAGCtaactttaataattaaaactgCTGTCGAAGTTCTAGAAAATGAACTTCCTCTGTTATGTCTGGTAATGGACTAAAGGGGTAAGTAGTACTTTATATTCAGTTGCACTTGATCACAAGACGCAAATGCACCAAAAAGAATGTTTTAAATGCTGACCaggaaaaataaacaataagaCCGATACTTTTAAGTTTTAGATGCCGAACAAGATAACACAGACAAAGAAAACTTAGTGGAAGACAAAATTGTACTCAGTTTTCAATGGGAGATGAATTActacaagaaattcaaataaacGGTGAAAGTGAATCAACCATGTTCCACAAGGAAAACAGAGTGTACAGCATAAATTAAAAGCAGTGATTATAAATATCAGCTAAGTATGTCAAAATGAACGGAATACATGCATTAATCGAATTAGAGATATCACAACATAGTCAAACTGCATTCTATTGGCATTCATTGTAACCCTATACAGAGTTCAATTTTACAAACCAATTCCCTCAAAAAGCAAGCCAATAACACGTAAACAAACTCTACAAGGGAGAACCAAaggaggaaagaaaaaaaactctagtaaatataaactagACGCTGAATCGTTCAGACAAAGACAATCACACGCAGTGGGTGGTGTGAGATACCGGATGATCTTGTCGAGGTAATCGGAGACGATGGTTTGCCAGAAGGGCCCAATGGCGGCCGTGCCTTCAACGGCAACGACCAGCTGCTTGGGTGACATGCTTGTAGCAATTCCTGAACCAATCTAGAGCCTTTACAATTGAGTTCTTTCTCGTTCTTGAAGCTGGCACCTGACAACTGCCCGCTCTTCTGTGGTTTCTTGAAGCACTTTGGCTTGGCTGTTTCGAGTTTCTGCCAAGAAATTGTTGAGAAGGGCGCCCCTGTTTTCTTTAAATTGACGATAATTTCAGTTTAATTGACCCAATAAAAAAGAGACGACTCCAAAACTACGTTTTGAGTGGTGAGTTCATGTCTCGTAAAATATCGTGTTTTTGAGTTACACGaatgtattatataatgtattttttattacaatattttatttccatttcttttatatgtatatttgtttattttatttatattttttttaaatattaatatattaaaaataatatttgagtttgaacataataaatgatatataataaataaagcttattaaaaaaaatcccaatACCACTTTGTACTTTCTCTTGAAATCCATCTAAGAATTTAcgttatgtatatttaaacttatttttccatttatttattttaaaaccaatttatttctatgtgttctaattataaatagtttgtatttttcatattatgtaatttctcttttatttccattttattcataattttactttttttttgtgggttatttacaagaaaaaaaataatgaatggTATTTATCGAATTTAATCGCGCAGCACACGGTTCTACaaacatataagaaaaatcatgattttagtgaacaaataaaacaaaataatagaaaaaaataatcatgatgatgaaaaagaaaataatccctatgaagaaaaaaattgtggaGTGAGGTCAAGGATAAAACATTattaaacattatttttaattgtgagcttattaaaaaaataaaaaattatgagggGGAAAAAAGTGACATGCAGAAATAATGTGAGTGAGAAACGTGGGGTATTggatgagagaaaaaaaattataattataaaattattagaaaatattgaaattactatcataattgaatcttttttcaagaaaataaatgaaatttaaatttgcatattttaacTTGATGAAATAACATGATTGGAagattaatttcaataaaccGAAAGGTCCATATTTAAATGGAAGGAAATTTGATGAGTgaaacaatgaaaaatttgaatttacttGCACTTTAAGAAATGATTATTAAGAGTgggattattttatttctcttacACACTGAGTCGAGATTATAATCTATAAATAGTACCGAAAAAGTacgggtaaattacatttttggttccATAAGTGGACCCGattccaattttagtcccatactaagggcaattcgcacatttggtcccataagtggattttttttccaatttcagtcCCGGTTGGGGATTTCCGTTAAAACTTAACGGCAGCTGCTGAAATCCGTTAGGTGTTGTTAAATATGGAGGGAAAGCATGTAGAATTGGAGGGAAAGCATGaagaattggaggaaaaatcaacaacttggtggaaattacactataccctcttccttctatttaaatgaagaaatgagaTTTAAATTACACAAGTTACacacattttcaaaaaattacacaaaattaaattccaattttttccCCTAATATTCATaagattatagaaaaattaaaataaaatttaaaaaatacataaatatataattttaggaattaccaaaaaatttcagaaaaataaattcaaaattttttcagaaattacacatattttcttaaattaacacaaattataaaacaacacaaattacacatattcataaaatttacacaagttatacatattcataaaattacacatacttTCTAGAAATTACGTAAAATTAAATCCCaactttttttcctaatattcataggattacagaaaaattaaaataaatttaaaaaatttcagaaataatttaaaaaatttaggaatttcagaagaaatgaaataaattgcagaaatttcatacattttcagaaaaatttcagaaaaataaatttaaaaaaatttcagaaactcTTTTcagcaatttttcaaaaaatataaatttttagaattgcatcattacagaaaaaaattcacattaaGTTCAGACATTTCAAAAGTATTCagaatatcatattttttattattttcagatattaaatatcacattaaactatatttttcataaattatagaaattaaataaaattaacactgattacataaatttaacatacattacaaaaatcgaaacatattttcagataTTACACAtagcttcaaaaataaaattgcacaaattacataaaaatagatcccaatatttcttttgaaaaattacatttaaatagaAGAAAGAGGGTATAATGTAATTTCCACCAAGTTGTTGATTTTCCCCCCAATTCTCCATGCTTTCCCTTCATATTTAACAGCACCTAATGGATTTCAGCAGCTGCCGTTAAGTTTTAACGGAAATCCCCAACCGggattgaaattgaaaaaaaaatccacttacgggaccaaatgtgcgaattgcccttagtatgggactaaaattgaaattggatccacttatgggacaaaaaatgtaatttacccgaAAAAGTACtatactcaaaattttaaaataagtttatttgtttttctctttaagCACACCCATATAATATagcaaaaaatgcaatttatctcctgTAGTATGAGAAATgagcagaaaaaaaaaatattgtgaaaaaatGGCAGTAccctttatttaaatatatatttgaatattgaaGCAGTACCCTTTATTTAAATcgttgataaaaaaaataatttactttattttctaaaatatgttgggataatttgctaattcttttttataatttttttttattcatttcacatatcacaagATAAATCtcatacaaatataatatcagacaaattaataattgataattttcaaatattagctataacctatttatttttaaattttatactaataaaGTTTTCTATGcttttctataaaatatgtttttttttttggtttctcttCATCAACATATGTTCAAATTGTCCTGACACGTTGTTTCTATGTGATAAAAtcaataagtttttatattttaaaataaaatagaaataagaataaaaatataaatcaacaaattatattttaatgaaaaataaaagtaaccATCATGTCATATTTATCATATCTACGAATGAATACAACAATATCATTaaccataatttataaatatagagaatctttattttttatattactagAAATACGACACGTTTCATATTGAATGAAACTTGTATTAAACGTAGTagtaatgaatattttatagttaatttaaaaagaaaatgttaaaattgtatatagaAACTAGagactttataaatttttaaaatttatttttgatttataaattctctcttaaaaagattatcaagtattttataatatttagtaataaatgGACAAGGCGAATTCGGCCCGACCGCCACAAGAAGGGTGTGGACCCGCGGGAACCCAACCCGTGTGGCCGGGTCCACTCAGAACCCAACGCGTCGACCCGTAAAACCATTGGAATTCTTAGTTGAGAAGGAACAGGCGACAGTACACACGTTTGAATGAGCTACTCCGAAAACGACCCGATTTTGTGAACGATTAGATacgatatatatgtatatgtatatatattttattacacaCCACATATGAAATATCCATTgttatgtatacatataaaagatGATCGATAAAGTCTTTCTTGAAgtggataaaataattatcagtAATTTCTAGGTGGTTTCAGATCAATCTTCCGCTTCATTTCACTGTTTTTCAGGTATAGCAGCGAAATCCAAATTGGAGCGGATACGGAAGACTTTGATGTATAGCAGTAGTAGTACTTCGAATATAGACAGTGTATCTGAAGTGGGATTTTGGACTTTTGAAGCCACGGGTTTTTCATCCTCTCTGTTTTTGTAATGGGATTTGAGTGAAAGACTGGAATTTGATCCGATTCCCTATGGGGGAATCAGCATTGTTTTTGTCTTCGTAGAGAGATTCTTCGTTGTGGGCCTAGGCTTTGTGAAGATGATGATAAGTTTCCCAGGCCTTTCCAAGTTGAAAACCAAGCCGGTATGTCCCGTCTTTTGTTTATACTCAGTGGTTTCTGTTTTGTTCTACCCCGTATATTCCAATTCCTTCATATCTAATGATTTAGGTTCGTGGAGAAGGTGTTGAATTGTTGAAATGAGCAAACTtttactcatatatatttgtgtttaaTCTACCATAACAATGAACATTATGGGATTTTGTTCGTAATCCTATTCATCAATTTGTAAGTTATTTGTTAGAGGTGACGATGCTTGTTTCACGTTTTTTGAGTTCTAAGTTGGGATTAGTGCATTAGCACTATGATTCTTGAGCCATTTAGATTACGAGGAAAGAAGAGCTAAAGCTGCTAGCTTGATCAAATGGCAAACTTAGTTGTTTCCAGATAGACATTTTTCTTCCGCCATACCTGTCTCTTAACatgtaataaaagatttaagaAATGTTTGGTTTCACATAATTGATTGTTCGGGATTAATGGATCATTTCTGATTCATATTCCACCAACTTTGTGTTCTTAAACTCTCTGAAGATTCTTGGAACTCGATTTTGTGGGATGGTTTTTTTGTGGGCTCAAGTTGAAGCAAATACATTCCATGAGGGACACCACCGTAACATTCATTTTTCACTTGGTTTTTGCTGTATTATTTAAATCCAAGCAAATGCATTCCATGAGTAATATCTGCCTAACACTCATGTTTCACATAGTTCTTCcagtattaaatattaatttgatgcTTTAGACTTCATAGTCTGTCAGAAACAACTGCCCTAGAATTATATGAAGGGTTCTCTTTTATgctgctttctttctttgtctcCCATGCGCAAGTCGGTTGCTGATGTAACATGTTACAATTGCTAGGTTGTATATCAAGATGTGCTTTTGGCTAGTGATCCAGGCACCCTTGAACAACTCAAAGAGTTGAGCTCCAAGCGTAAAGCAATCGAGGTGTCTATTAATGAGAGCAGCTCTGTTACAGAGGCTATTGCAAGGGAAATGTCTGGAGGTCTGACATCCCGTTGTGAACAGGTAAAAACATTACTATTGTATGTTTGAGGAAGCTTTTTGAGATGTTATCATTTTCATGTCTTAACTGTGCTTTCCGATTTATGGTTCTTATGAACTACAACGTTGGTGCAATTGAGCTCTATGTAGTAATAGCTTCACAGAGATCGTATTCAAAGTAGTCCAGTTCCTTAAACAGTTGTAAAAACAAACTGGACGAATTTTATAAAGTTCcttggtttaattttttgttgaaattttctCAGGACATTCAGAAGTTGGAACGCTATTTGCCTTTATTGGAGAACCTGGTTCACCACGTCAATTTGAATAGAAAAAGCGGACGAATGATTTTCTGGATCTCAGGACTCAATGTAAGATGGAGTAGTGTGCTTACCCCGTCTTCTATTTTTCACCTCCAAGGTCCAAAGTTCTATCAGGTCAACGATATGTATTTTGAGCTTGGGATGACCCTTTTCCTTTATGGTGCATTACTTTGTGAGCAAGCTCTGGAAGTTGTGACATCAGGTAAGTGTAATTGTTACATGATACTACTGGTTAGACATGTGTAACTGGTAACTTTATTATTGTCCATCAATGCAGATCTGGTTCAATCTGCCACCCTTTTCAGAAAAGCTGCTGGATTATATAACTATTTAGCTCAGGAAGTTCTTACTAGTTTACCTTCTAACCAAGTGAGGCCACCAGAAGCTACACCTAGTGTGTCTTCTATCATGAGCCTCATTTGCTTGGCAAAGGCCCAGGTGTGTGTAAATTATGTACGACATTTCCTATAATTATGTCCTCTACTACTGAAATTTTCGTATATCCTTTTCAGATGGTTAAGTATATCAGCTTCGGCTGCTGAATGGCTTTGCTGTAAATTTTAATGACAATAAGTTCCTTTTGTTCTTGGTTATAATTGGGCagcttcattttgaaattttgtttagGCTGTAGCTGCAAGGAAGGCTGAAAAAAATGGTAAAACAGAAGGCCTTTTAGCAAAATTGCACTGGGGCATTGTAGAATTTCTGGTTGAAGCTCTTAATATGTGGCAAGTTGCGACAAAAGAATGCAAGGATATTTCATCCCGCCTTCTGGTATGTGGCACTTTGGACTGACGTATAATTGACTTCACTTCCGTTCATATGTGACAACCAGCACTCCTTTGAGCAAATGACGAGTTCAATACTTTTACATATGTTAAAATGTTTCATGATACTCGTTTTTGGAGATGTCAGTTAGCATAGTGCAACTATTGTGAGGAATTGGAACAGAAGTATAGTGTATCTAACCATAGAGAAAATCAATAcactaaaaatatagattttacATAATTCAGACATGAACCACTCTAAGTTGTAGTCGCTCAAGTTTCTCTTACTaggataaaataattgtacaattgtaatatattaCCATCCATGAACTATATGTAAAGCATTGTAAATTGCTGGCAATAAAGCGAATGTGGGTGAGGACCCATGCACCATAAGCTAGGTACTTTGGATTCTTGTGTTCTCTGAAATAAGATTTGTTGTTTTGTGTTTGCGTGGGGATTCACCCATACCATTGTCCTCATTTTATAAGCATTGCTACCTTTTTTGAGAAGTTGGTAAACTGATAAAGATTATCTGCTCCTCCTGGTCTGTGCAGGATTTTATACTTGGTTGCAAAACTCTACATGAGTTGATGAGTTACAAGTACCTCGCTGGAAGCCTAAAAAATGATGGTAAAATTGGTATTGCTGTCGGAGTTCTTCGTTTGGCTTTAGCAAATGCAAAGAAAAACGTACCAAAAGAAGAGTCGTGGACATCAATCTATAAGCACATGATCGATGAGTTAACTTGTCTGCTGCGGAAATATGAACATGAGAATGAATTTGTCTGGCGTGAAAAGGTCCCTTGGAATGATGAATTGCCTTTCCCTGAAGGTGTAAAAATCGTCACTCTCATTCCTTATCATCCCAAAAGATGGGAAAGAACACTTGTTTTCAAATTGTGAAGTGTGCGAAATCTGTACAGTGGACTGTGGGGAGGAAGCTTTCGTATCGAGCTCTCCAGGCTTTTCTCTACAAGATTGCTGTGTATATTCAACTTTATCATGGAAAGTCTACTATTTTTTATGCAGTTAAAGAGGGTTGGACTGGTTTGATTTTTGAGTTTATGAATCCTTGTTTGGCAGTCAATACTGAGATTTTGATACTGTTTTCTACGGCGAATTTATACAGGTGCAATGTTCATGTGCCTTGCAATAACCAACTCCAATCACAAACTCTGGACAGGCATGTTAACTCGAGTAGCTGTGTGTTTTGTGTAAGACCGAAAGTGTGAGAAATCTGCGGGAAAAGAGCAGTCCTTCGGATCAAATGAAGTTGCCTTGGAAGGAATCATGAACCTAACATAATCGTTTTTCTTTCCTCgagataaataaacaaattgcAAAATCTTGATTTGAGAAACTCCAAAAAGACACTGCTCTAGCAACCAAGCCTATAAGTAATGAACCCAAAGTTACTTAACAGAGTGGACTTAATGGTCGGTGAGTCTGAAAAAATCTCAGTAGCAGTGAGCAAACAATTTGGCCCACTATTTTACATCTAAACCACAAGAGAATGTCCaacacaaaaccaaaaccaaaaccaaGAGTCCAGAGGTTAAGATTTTTGGTTGCACGTTTGCCATGTGGCAACATCAAGGCCACCTAAAACAATTGGCTTCTCGAATGACCGTTAATTTAGTTGGGTATCTACCAGGTTGTTCAAACtctaaataagaaaattgcagaaaaacGTGCTCTGCGTAAACTTCTGCGGTGCTGCTCTGAGCTTCGCAaagaaataacaagaaaaagcaGGTTCATTTATAGCATCAAAAAGCTCATTTTAAGGGGCAGGAACGATAATGGCTATTCAGTTTAGTTCTTTCCACTACTTCCCCGAACCATGTCTTAGAAAACCCATGTCCCCATTATCAGCAATCCACTTCATCTTACCTCAAGAAACTTCCTTTCCCAGCAATCCTAGTACATTGAAGCTCTCAACTTCCAGGTTTTCTTATGagttttaattctttattgctacaatttttatttagttttacaTTTGGGTGTAGTCCTGTTAGTGAGTTTGCggaatattgaaattatttgacaGGTTATATAAGAAAGTTTCTGCTTTGGTGTCAGAAGAGAAAATAGCAGAGTCAAGTGATTCAGGGACTGATATTTTCAAACTCACTTATCTTGAGGTGGGAATTGAATTTCTTGATACGggttcttgttttcttgtggAAATTGAGAATTATGGCTGAAATTAAGTGTTTTTGAATTCTTGGAGTAGGGTAATAGCTGGTTATGGGAAGTGGGAGGGGTGAGAATATTGGTTGATCCAATCTTGGTGGGGAACCTGGACTTTGGAATTCCTTGGCTTTATGACGCTGCCAAGAAGTTCTTGAAAAACTTCAAGGTACTATTTATTTGCTCGAGTCTAGTTAATTCTCTTGGGCAATACTCGGGTTTTGCATAATCATTGTTGACGTATAATGCTGAGATTTTGAAGTGATATGAGGTGTGTTTTCTGCAGCTTGATGATCTTCCTCAAATTGATTGCTTACTAATTACCCAAAGTCTTGATGATCACTGTCACTTGAAAACTTTGAAGCCCCTTTCCCAGAAGTTGCCAAACCTCAGAGTTATCTCGACTCCTAACGCTAAGGCACTCTTGGATCCCCTATTCAGCAATGTAAGTTCTGTTTTGGTAATTGTTCTTACATTTAGTTAATGCATTT
The window above is part of the Sesamum indicum cultivar Zhongzhi No. 13 linkage group LG2, S_indicum_v1.0, whole genome shotgun sequence genome. Proteins encoded here:
- the LOC105156409 gene encoding uncharacterized protein LOC105156409, with amino-acid sequence MMISFPGLSKLKTKPVVYQDVLLASDPGTLEQLKELSSKRKAIEVSINESSSVTEAIAREMSGGLTSRCEQDIQKLERYLPLLENLVHHVNLNRKSGRMIFWISGLNVRWSSVLTPSSIFHLQGPKFYQVNDMYFELGMTLFLYGALLCEQALEVVTSDLVQSATLFRKAAGLYNYLAQEVLTSLPSNQVRPPEATPSVSSIMSLICLAKAQAVAARKAEKNGKTEGLLAKLHWGIVEFLVEALNMWQVATKECKDISSRLLDFILGCKTLHELMSYKYLAGSLKNDGKIGIAVGVLRLALANAKKNVPKEESWTSIYKHMIDELTCLLRKYEHENEFVWREKVPWNDELPFPEGVKIVTLIPYHPKRWERTLVFKL
- the LOC105156411 gene encoding uncharacterized protein LOC105156411; this encodes MAIQFSSFHYFPEPCLRKPMSPLSAIHFILPQETSFPSNPSTLKLSTSRLYKKVSALVSEEKIAESSDSGTDIFKLTYLEGNSWLWEVGGVRILVDPILVGNLDFGIPWLYDAAKKFLKNFKLDDLPQIDCLLITQSLDDHCHLKTLKPLSQKLPNLRVISTPNAKALLDPLFSNVTYLEPGQGSEVQLSNGSSVKFQATAGPVLGPPWQRPENGYLVTSPEGQLRLYYEPHCVYNENFLENKRADIVITPVIKQLLPNFTLVSGQEDAVRLSKLLQAKFIVPMQNGDLDSKGLLSSLIEAQGTIESFKEILSKELPDAKVLEPTPGVPLEISYL